The following are encoded in a window of Candidatus Auribacterota bacterium genomic DNA:
- a CDS encoding GyrI-like domain-containing protein, with protein MTAPVLARDKPPLGTMDLRREAPRSVTKELIMTIGSRVKSFVACTMAGYVVALGCTTHPHRTTEGVIRVERLPAIHVAYVECKGDYENNNRIYDTLLGKLTAWAIPNGYWDFPRTTKIICIYPDPPGVPKSEQRLWLGITLPKIVPVPDGISAMTIPENTYAVGSFVIASREFGDAWGFMYGRWLKDNGYRAAEGLSFEIQKNDSCTHPEKKHVVDICIPVKPL; from the coding sequence GTGACGGCGCCGGTCCTCGCGCGGGACAAACCACCCTTGGGCACCATGGATCTACGGCGCGAAGCGCCGCGATCTGTAACAAAGGAGCTCATCATGACGATCGGAAGCAGAGTGAAATCGTTCGTTGCATGCACGATGGCAGGTTATGTTGTCGCGCTCGGCTGCACAACGCACCCCCACCGGACCACGGAAGGAGTAATACGCGTGGAGAGATTGCCGGCGATTCATGTGGCGTACGTTGAATGCAAAGGGGACTACGAGAACAACAACCGGATCTACGACACGCTGCTGGGGAAACTGACCGCGTGGGCTATCCCGAATGGTTACTGGGACTTCCCCCGCACAACCAAGATCATATGCATCTATCCCGATCCCCCAGGGGTTCCCAAGAGCGAACAACGGCTCTGGCTCGGGATCACCTTGCCGAAGATCGTTCCCGTGCCGGACGGCATTTCCGCGATGACCATCCCGGAAAATACGTACGCGGTGGGGAGCTTTGTCATCGCGTCCCGGGAATTCGGGGACGCATGGGGCTTCATGTACGGGCGTTGGCTGAAGGACAACGGCTATCGCGCCGCGGAAGGTTTGAGTTTCGAGATACAGAAGAACGACTCCTGCACGCACCCCGAAAAAAAACACGTCGTGGACATCTGTATCCCCGTGAAGCCGCTCTGA
- a CDS encoding SAM-dependent methyltransferase has product MDRGDFRISPIGYVRAGENGFHLEIDREYLPGLKGLDGFSHLNVFWWCHKFDDGKSRKTVECDKPYRKSPLKIGVFATRSPLRPNPIAFTVAPILKIDYAAGLIHIPYIDAEDGTPVVDLKPYHPSIERIRNVTVPEWCSHWPKWYEDSAAFDWESEIVHA; this is encoded by the coding sequence ATGGACAGAGGCGATTTCCGTATCTCCCCGATAGGATATGTGAGAGCAGGAGAGAATGGTTTCCATCTGGAGATTGACAGGGAGTATCTACCGGGCTTGAAAGGTTTGGATGGTTTCAGCCATCTGAACGTATTCTGGTGGTGTCATAAATTCGATGACGGCAAGTCCAGGAAGACGGTGGAGTGCGATAAACCGTACAGAAAATCTCCCTTGAAGATCGGGGTATTCGCGACGCGCTCCCCTCTCAGGCCAAATCCGATAGCGTTCACCGTGGCACCCATACTGAAGATAGACTATGCCGCTGGCCTGATCCACATTCCCTATATCGATGCGGAGGACGGGACGCCGGTCGTCGATCTGAAACCGTATCACCCCTCTATCGAAAGGATACGGAACGTGACTGTGCCCGAATGGTGCAGCCACTGGCCAAAATGGTATGAGGATTCGGCCGCTTTCGACTGGGAATCGGAGATCGTGCATGCGTGA